In Eucalyptus grandis isolate ANBG69807.140 chromosome 4, ASM1654582v1, whole genome shotgun sequence, the following proteins share a genomic window:
- the LOC104442547 gene encoding purine permease 21: MGELAHHRPQEMKLHIVGDAENKGENSSHPTSIITNNQATITPRSQNFWWWIRVALCSFFVLSGQSVGTLLGRLYYNKGGNSKWLATLVPLVGFPILLLLYVIPTSKNPSSPHIEAHPLPQAQSQSQSFFLKRLAFVYLPIGIILALDYYLYSLGLLYLPVSTYSLICSSQLAFNALFSSFLNAQKFTPCITNSLVLLTISSTLLVFQSNSQNLKRVSKAKYALGFVCTIGASAGSGLLLSLTQLCFRRIIKKETFRAVLDMLVCQSLVASAIIVVGLFGSGEWEHLGREMDGYELGKVSYVMNLVGIAIAWQAFRIGMMGLILDMSSLFSNSISAVGLPIVPILAAVFFGERMDGVKVMAMILAIWGFVSYVYQHYLDDAKLKSQRNSVGGDEVSGRLPLNAPIASVGG, encoded by the exons ATGGGAGAGTTAGCTCATCATCGTCCTCAGGAAATGAAACTCCACATCGTGG GGGATGCagaaaacaaaggagagaatTCATCCCACCCCACAAGCATCATTACCAACAATCAGGCAACAATAACCCCTAGATCCCAGAACTTCTGGTGGTGGATTAGAGTGGCTCTCTGCTCATTCTTTGTGCTTTCTGGCCAATCGGTGGGCACACTCCTTGGGAGGCTCTACTATAACAAAGGAGGCAACAGCAAGTGGCTTGCCACACTTGTCCCGCTAGTTGGCTTCCCAATCCTCCTCCTGCTCTACGTCATCCCCACATCTAAAAACCCCAGTAGCCCCCACATCGAAGCACACCCGCTCCCACAAGCTCAATCTCAATCCCAATCATTCTTTCTCAAGAGACTTGCTTTTGTGTACCTCCCTATAGGCATAATTTTGGCCCTAGATTACTATTTATACTCACTTGGCCTCTTGTACCTCCCTGTCTCAACCTACTCCCTCATTTGCTCTTCCCAATTGGCCTTCAATgccctcttctcttccttcctaAATGCCCAAAAGTTCACCCCCTGCATCACCAACTCCCTAGTCCTCCTCACAATCTCCTCAACCCTCCTTGTGTTCCAATCAAATTCGCAAAACCTCAAGAGGGTCTCCAAAGCAAAATATGCTTTGGGGTTTGTGTGCACCATCGGGGCATCAGCTGGTTCTGGTCTTTTACTGTCCTTGACCCAACTTTGTTTTCGGAGGATCATCAAGAAGGAGACATTTAGGGCAGTTTTGGACATGCTTGTGTGCCAATCTTTAGTGGCTAGTGCGATTATAGTGGTGGGGTTGTTTGGGAGTGGTGAGTGGGAGCATTTAGGGAGAGAGATGGAtgggtatgagcttgggaagGTGAGCTATGTGATGAACTTGGTCGGGATAGCAATTGCTTGGCAAGCGTTCAGGATCGGCATGATGGGTTTGATTTTAGACATGTCATCTTTGTTCTCGAACTCTATTAGTGCAGTGGGGTTGCCAATTGTGCCCATTCTTGCAGCCGTGTTCTTTGGGGAGAGGATGGATGGGGTCAAGGTGATGGCTATGATCTTGGCTATTTGGGGTTTCGTTTCTTATGTGTACCAACATTATTTGGACGATGCCAAGTTGAAGTCCCAAAGGAATAGTGTTGGTGGGGATGAGGTTAGTGGGAGATTGCCCCTAAATGCTCCGATTGCAAGCGTTGGCGGATGA